From a single Nocardioides sp. dk884 genomic region:
- a CDS encoding iron-siderophore ABC transporter substrate-binding protein → MRSLRILAGSVGAAALLLTGCSSSADSDDTATDGGAADGGAAYPITIEHALGTTTIEEKPERVATVNWANHEVPLALGVVPVGMAAANFGDDDGDGVLPWVSDKLEELDAETPVLFDETDGIDFEAVADTAPDVILAAYSGLTQEDYDTLSEIAPVVAYPEAPWSTDWREMITLSSQAMGMAEEGEELVEDLEGEIADTVADHPGLEGKGAMFLTHVDTTDLSEVSFYTTHDTRARFFEDLGLATPESIATASAKTDQFSLTRSAEQIDGLDDVELIVTYGDETLVEALEGDPLLSKMPAVANGAIVLLPNNPLGTAANPTPLSISYVLDDYVTMLAEASADTQ, encoded by the coding sequence GTGCGTTCTCTGCGAATCCTCGCCGGCTCTGTCGGCGCCGCCGCCCTGCTGCTCACCGGCTGCTCGTCCTCCGCGGACAGCGACGACACCGCGACCGACGGCGGCGCTGCGGACGGCGGCGCGGCGTACCCGATCACGATCGAGCACGCGCTCGGCACCACGACGATCGAGGAGAAGCCCGAGCGGGTCGCCACCGTGAACTGGGCCAACCACGAGGTCCCGCTCGCGCTCGGTGTGGTGCCGGTCGGCATGGCGGCGGCCAACTTCGGCGACGACGACGGCGACGGCGTGCTGCCCTGGGTCAGCGACAAGCTCGAGGAGCTCGACGCGGAGACCCCCGTGCTCTTCGACGAGACCGACGGCATCGACTTCGAGGCCGTCGCGGACACCGCGCCCGACGTGATCCTCGCGGCGTACTCCGGGCTGACCCAGGAGGACTACGACACCCTCAGCGAGATCGCCCCGGTCGTCGCCTACCCCGAGGCCCCCTGGTCGACCGACTGGCGCGAGATGATCACGCTCAGCAGCCAGGCGATGGGCATGGCCGAGGAGGGCGAGGAGCTCGTCGAGGACCTCGAGGGCGAGATCGCCGACACCGTGGCCGACCACCCCGGCCTCGAGGGCAAGGGCGCGATGTTCCTGACCCACGTCGACACCACCGACCTCAGCGAGGTCAGCTTCTACACGACCCACGACACCCGCGCGCGCTTCTTCGAGGACCTCGGACTGGCCACGCCGGAGAGCATCGCCACCGCCTCGGCGAAGACCGACCAGTTCAGCCTGACCCGCAGCGCCGAGCAGATCGACGGCCTCGACGACGTCGAGCTGATCGTGACCTACGGCGACGAGACCCTCGTCGAGGCGCTCGAGGGCGACCCGCTGCTGTCGAAGATGCCGGCCGTGGCGAACGGCGCGATCGTGCTGCTGCCGAACAACCCGCTCGGCACCGCCGCGAACCCGACGCCGCTGTCGATCTCCTACGTGCTCGACGACTACGTCACCATGCTCGCCGAGGCCAGCGCCGACACCCAGTGA
- a CDS encoding ABC transporter ATP-binding protein, whose protein sequence is MTDRHTLTVEELALGYRERTVIESLDLTVATGRVTAIVGANACGKSTLLRSMSRLLAPRAGRVLLDGKQVHRMPAKELARTLGLLPQAPTAPEGITVSDLVGRGRNPHHGFLTRWTREDDAAVAAALEATQTVELAERPVDELSGGQRQRVWIAMALAQETDVLLLDEPTTYLDVSHQIEVLDLLTDLNRERGTTIVMVLHDLNLAARYADQLVALAGGRLHACGTPQEVLTEDTVRAVFGLESSVVTDPVSGRPLMLPIGRHHVLADAATTSRD, encoded by the coding sequence GTGACCGACCGCCACACCCTCACCGTCGAAGAGCTGGCCCTCGGCTACCGCGAGCGCACCGTGATCGAGTCGCTCGACCTCACGGTCGCGACCGGCCGGGTGACCGCGATCGTGGGCGCCAACGCGTGCGGCAAGTCCACCCTGCTGCGCTCGATGTCGCGGCTGCTCGCCCCGCGCGCGGGGCGGGTGCTGCTCGACGGCAAGCAGGTGCACCGGATGCCGGCCAAGGAGCTGGCCCGCACCCTCGGGCTGCTCCCCCAGGCGCCGACCGCCCCCGAGGGGATCACCGTCAGCGACCTGGTCGGGCGCGGTCGCAACCCGCACCACGGGTTCTTGACCCGCTGGACCCGTGAGGACGACGCCGCGGTCGCCGCAGCACTGGAGGCGACCCAGACCGTCGAGCTGGCCGAGCGGCCGGTCGACGAGCTCTCCGGCGGCCAGCGCCAGCGGGTCTGGATCGCGATGGCGCTGGCCCAGGAGACCGACGTGCTGCTGCTCGACGAGCCCACGACGTACCTCGACGTCAGCCACCAGATCGAGGTCCTGGACCTGCTCACCGACCTCAACCGCGAGCGCGGCACCACGATCGTGATGGTGCTGCACGACCTCAACCTCGCCGCGCGGTACGCCGACCAGCTGGTCGCGCTGGCCGGCGGCCGGCTGCACGCGTGCGGGACGCCGCAAGAGGTGCTCACCGAGGACACCGTCCGTGCGGTGTTCGGGCTGGAGAGCAGCGTGGTGACCGACCCGGTCTCGGGGCGTCCCCTGATGCTGCCGATCGGGCGCCACCACGTGCTGGCCGACGCCGCGACCACGTCGCGGGACTGA
- a CDS encoding FecCD family ABC transporter permease — protein sequence MSATTLGRVTHARRHRAARRRTVTLVLAVLVLVMIAVNLMVGRTFYGPGDVLAVIAGQDVPGASFTVGRLRLPRTVLALLSGLCFGLAGVAFQTMLRNPLASPDIIGISAGASAAAAVAIVMLSLSGAAVSAFAIAVGLGVALLIYLLSFRDGVVGTRLILIGIGIAAMLESVTSYVLSQAAEWDLQEATRWLTGSLNGASWGDVVPTLLALVVLGPVLLSRAGDLDMLRLGDDAASALGVRVEATRIVVILTAVGLVAFATAATGPIAFVAFLAGPIAARLVGPGASLLVPSALVGALLVLLADFCGQYLFEHRYPVGVVTGVLGAPYLVYLIVRTHRAGGSL from the coding sequence GTGAGCGCCACGACCCTCGGGCGCGTGACCCACGCCCGCCGCCACCGCGCGGCGCGGCGTCGCACGGTGACGCTCGTGCTCGCGGTGCTGGTCCTCGTGATGATCGCGGTCAACCTGATGGTCGGGCGCACCTTCTACGGCCCCGGCGACGTGCTCGCCGTGATCGCCGGGCAGGACGTGCCGGGCGCCTCGTTCACCGTGGGGCGCCTCCGGCTGCCGCGCACGGTCCTGGCCCTGCTGAGCGGGCTGTGCTTCGGCCTCGCGGGCGTGGCCTTCCAGACCATGCTGCGCAACCCGCTGGCCAGCCCCGACATCATCGGCATCAGCGCCGGCGCGAGCGCGGCGGCGGCGGTCGCGATCGTGATGCTGTCGCTGAGCGGCGCCGCGGTCTCGGCGTTCGCGATCGCGGTCGGGCTCGGTGTCGCGCTGCTGATCTACCTGCTCTCCTTCCGTGACGGCGTGGTCGGCACCCGGCTCATCCTCATCGGCATCGGCATCGCCGCGATGCTGGAGAGCGTCACCTCCTACGTGCTCAGCCAGGCCGCGGAGTGGGACCTGCAGGAGGCCACCCGCTGGCTCACCGGCAGCCTCAACGGCGCCTCGTGGGGCGACGTCGTGCCGACCCTGCTCGCGCTGGTCGTGCTCGGCCCGGTGCTGCTCTCGCGCGCCGGCGACCTGGACATGCTGCGCCTCGGCGACGACGCCGCCTCGGCGCTCGGTGTCCGGGTCGAGGCCACCCGCATCGTGGTGATCCTCACCGCCGTCGGGCTGGTCGCCTTCGCCACCGCCGCCACCGGGCCGATCGCGTTCGTGGCCTTCCTCGCCGGCCCGATCGCCGCGCGCCTCGTCGGCCCGGGCGCCTCGCTGCTCGTGCCGTCGGCGCTGGTCGGCGCGCTCCTGGTGCTGCTCGCCGACTTCTGCGGCCAGTACCTCTTCGAGCACCGCTACCCCGTCGGGGTCGTGACCGGCGTGCTCGGGGCGCCGTACCTCGTCTACCTCATCGTCCGCACCCACCGCGCCGGAGGCTCGCTGTGA
- a CDS encoding ABC transporter ATP-binding protein, translating into MTTRLPVSSAREAFTLARALLARRRWTFALSVSMFALAGAAGLVAPWQLGRIADLVSTGGTTGQVLSAAGWIGAAALVVALATAVSVAALARAAEPALAELREDVLDRALHLDTEELEATGSGDLLARVSDDVRVVAGSLTEAVPLVVNSLMAIVFTLGGLVALDWRLGLAGLAAAPAFVLALRWYLPRSGPYYRREREANGERAEALLAGVHGSRPLRALGTAGHQQQRIAQASWRSATISIDVFDLMMRFGGRTNRAEAIGLLLVLGTGFWLVRADAATVGAVTTAALYFHRLFNPIGAVLFLFDEVQSAGASLTRLAGVALLAPRVRGAAIAPAHAGVSLSGVAHAYDGGHHALRGVDLEIAPGERLAVVGSSGAGKSTLGSIIAGRLVPSAGSVRVGGVAVADAALPHRPVVATVTQEVHVFAGSVRDNLLLARPDAGPAEVDAALEAVGAGGWVAALSEGADTEIGGGAVPITPAQAQQVALARVLLADPWVVVLDEATAEAGSAGARALEAAARAVTDGRTTITIAHRLVQARDADRVLVLEDGVAVELGSHEELVAAGGRYAQLWSAWSTR; encoded by the coding sequence ATGACGACGCGCCTGCCCGTCTCCAGCGCCCGCGAGGCCTTCACGCTGGCGCGCGCCCTGCTGGCCCGGCGCCGGTGGACCTTCGCGCTCAGCGTGTCGATGTTCGCGCTGGCCGGCGCCGCTGGGCTGGTCGCGCCGTGGCAGCTGGGCCGCATCGCCGACCTGGTGAGCACCGGTGGCACGACCGGCCAGGTGCTCAGCGCCGCCGGCTGGATCGGCGCCGCCGCGCTCGTCGTCGCACTCGCCACCGCCGTGTCGGTCGCCGCCCTGGCCCGCGCCGCCGAGCCCGCGCTCGCCGAGCTGCGCGAGGACGTGCTCGACCGTGCCCTGCACCTGGACACCGAGGAGCTCGAGGCCACCGGCAGCGGCGACCTGCTCGCCCGGGTCAGCGACGACGTGCGCGTGGTCGCCGGCTCGCTCACCGAGGCCGTGCCGCTGGTCGTGAACTCCCTGATGGCCATCGTGTTCACCCTCGGCGGCCTGGTCGCCCTGGACTGGCGCCTGGGCCTGGCCGGGCTGGCCGCCGCGCCGGCGTTCGTGCTGGCGCTGCGCTGGTACCTGCCGCGCTCCGGGCCCTACTACCGCCGCGAGCGGGAGGCCAACGGCGAGCGGGCCGAGGCGCTGCTGGCCGGCGTCCACGGCAGCCGGCCGCTGCGCGCGCTGGGCACCGCCGGGCACCAGCAGCAGCGGATCGCGCAGGCGTCCTGGCGCTCGGCGACGATCTCCATCGACGTGTTCGACCTGATGATGCGCTTCGGCGGTCGCACCAACCGCGCCGAGGCCATCGGCCTGCTCCTGGTGCTCGGCACCGGCTTCTGGCTGGTGCGCGCCGACGCCGCGACGGTCGGCGCGGTGACGACCGCCGCGCTCTACTTCCACCGGCTGTTCAACCCGATCGGCGCGGTGCTGTTCCTCTTCGACGAGGTGCAGTCCGCGGGTGCCTCGCTCACCCGGCTCGCCGGCGTGGCGTTGCTGGCTCCCCGCGTGCGCGGCGCCGCGATCGCCCCGGCGCACGCCGGCGTCTCGCTGTCCGGCGTCGCCCACGCGTACGACGGGGGGCACCACGCCCTGCGCGGTGTCGACCTGGAGATCGCCCCCGGCGAGCGGCTCGCGGTCGTCGGCAGCAGCGGCGCCGGCAAGAGCACCCTCGGCTCGATCATCGCCGGCCGCCTGGTCCCCAGCGCCGGCAGCGTGCGGGTCGGCGGCGTCGCCGTCGCGGACGCCGCGCTCCCGCACCGCCCGGTCGTGGCCACCGTGACCCAGGAGGTCCACGTCTTCGCCGGCAGCGTGCGCGACAACCTGCTGCTCGCGCGCCCCGACGCGGGTCCCGCCGAGGTGGACGCGGCCCTCGAGGCCGTCGGCGCCGGGGGCTGGGTCGCGGCTCTGTCCGAGGGCGCGGACACCGAGATCGGCGGCGGCGCCGTACCGATCACCCCCGCGCAAGCCCAGCAGGTCGCGCTGGCCCGGGTGCTGCTGGCCGACCCGTGGGTGGTGGTGCTCGACGAGGCGACCGCCGAGGCGGGCTCGGCCGGCGCCCGGGCCCTGGAGGCGGCCGCCCGGGCGGTGACCGACGGGCGCACCACGATCACGATCGCGCACCGCCTGGTGCAGGCGCGCGACGCCGACCGGGTGCTGGTGCTCGAGGACGGCGTCGCCGTCGAGCTGGGCAGCCACGAGGAGCTGGTGGCCGCCGGCGGTCGCTACGCGCAGCTGTGGTCGGCCTGGTCCACGCGCTGA
- a CDS encoding ABC transporter ATP-binding protein — MSTRTPTAPEPRGTTEPAGPPLDPAAAPPVLPSGPAPTTPGALLRRTVCRHARTLAGASALVTVWQVAELMVPVLIGVVIDRAVVTGDGWQMLLWAGVFALHFVVLSLSYRFGARMGNRALHTESHALRTEVSAHVLSGRGARADRLPGDVVSIATADAEMVAFVVRQLMFTVAGAVGLVVSAVVLAAIDPVLALVVLVGVPCVLGVTQLLSPRLAARSAVRQEALGEAAGIASDLVRGIRPLKGVAGEDAARERYRRRSQQAATASVGAARWEGVMQGMTEGLSGLFLAVVALVAGLRAVNGEIGVGEFVAVVGISQFLGEPLRMLTFLIAQLAQSRASAARIVDFLATPPLVLATREASAAGSDLPATSTTSTTSTTSATPSLALRAVSYGPLRDLTLLAEPGSSVAVVAEDPADAAALLTLLRGEAVPEAGTVVVGGRAVGELSVAQLHAALLVADHHVELFDATMRGNVDPHAALDDERLARVLRASAADEVVAQAPAGLEEHVRVGGTTLSGGQRQRLGLARALAADPGVLVLHDPTTAVDAVTEARIADGLRALRHAPGAPVRTTLVLTSSPALLAHADVVVHLRGGRVVARGTHRDLGADERYRAAVLR, encoded by the coding sequence TTGAGCACCCGCACCCCCACCGCGCCCGAGCCGCGCGGGACGACCGAGCCTGCCGGGCCACCCCTCGACCCGGCCGCCGCACCCCCGGTCCTCCCCTCCGGTCCGGCGCCCACGACACCGGGCGCGCTGCTGCGCCGTACCGTGTGCCGTCACGCCCGGACCCTCGCCGGCGCCTCCGCGCTGGTGACCGTCTGGCAGGTCGCCGAGCTGATGGTGCCGGTGCTGATCGGCGTGGTCATCGACCGCGCGGTGGTCACCGGCGACGGCTGGCAGATGCTGCTGTGGGCGGGGGTCTTCGCGCTGCACTTCGTGGTGCTGAGCCTCAGCTACCGCTTCGGCGCGCGGATGGGCAACCGGGCCCTGCACACCGAGTCCCACGCGCTGCGCACCGAGGTCTCGGCGCACGTGCTGTCGGGGCGCGGCGCCCGCGCCGACCGGCTGCCCGGGGACGTCGTGAGCATCGCGACCGCCGATGCCGAGATGGTCGCCTTCGTGGTGCGCCAGCTGATGTTCACCGTCGCCGGCGCGGTCGGATTGGTGGTCAGCGCGGTCGTGCTGGCCGCGATCGACCCGGTGCTCGCGCTGGTCGTGCTGGTCGGGGTGCCCTGCGTGCTGGGCGTGACCCAGCTGCTCTCCCCGCGCCTGGCCGCGCGCAGCGCGGTGCGTCAGGAGGCCCTCGGCGAGGCCGCCGGCATCGCCAGCGACCTGGTCCGCGGGATCCGGCCGCTCAAGGGCGTCGCCGGCGAGGACGCCGCGCGCGAGCGCTACCGCCGCCGCAGCCAGCAGGCCGCCACCGCAAGCGTCGGTGCCGCCCGCTGGGAGGGCGTGATGCAGGGCATGACCGAGGGACTGAGCGGGCTGTTCCTCGCCGTCGTCGCGCTGGTCGCCGGCCTCCGCGCGGTGAACGGCGAGATCGGCGTCGGTGAGTTCGTCGCCGTGGTCGGCATCAGCCAGTTCCTCGGGGAGCCGCTGCGGATGCTGACCTTCCTCATCGCCCAGCTCGCCCAGTCGCGTGCCTCCGCCGCGCGCATCGTGGACTTCCTCGCGACCCCGCCCCTGGTGCTGGCCACCCGCGAGGCGTCCGCGGCCGGGTCGGACCTGCCCGCGACGTCCACGACGTCCACGACCTCCACCACGTCCGCGACGCCGTCGCTGGCGCTGCGCGCGGTGTCGTACGGCCCGCTCCGCGACCTCACCCTCCTCGCCGAGCCCGGCAGCTCGGTCGCCGTGGTGGCCGAGGACCCCGCCGACGCCGCCGCGCTGCTCACCCTGCTGCGCGGCGAGGCGGTGCCCGAGGCGGGCACCGTGGTCGTCGGCGGGCGGGCCGTGGGCGAGCTGAGCGTGGCGCAGCTGCACGCGGCGCTCCTGGTCGCCGACCACCACGTGGAGCTCTTCGACGCCACCATGCGCGGCAACGTCGACCCGCATGCCGCCCTCGACGACGAGCGGCTGGCCCGGGTGCTGCGCGCCTCCGCCGCCGACGAGGTCGTGGCCCAGGCGCCCGCGGGGCTCGAGGAGCACGTCCGGGTCGGCGGCACGACGCTGTCCGGGGGGCAGCGCCAGCGTCTCGGTCTCGCCCGCGCGCTCGCCGCCGACCCCGGTGTCCTGGTGCTGCACGACCCCACCACCGCCGTCGACGCGGTCACCGAGGCGCGGATCGCCGACGGTCTGCGCGCGCTGCGGCACGCGCCCGGCGCCCCGGTCCGCACCACCCTCGTCCTCACCAGCAGCCCCGCGCTGCTCGCCCACGCCGACGTCGTCGTCCACCTCCGCGGTGGCCGGGTCGTCGCCCGGGGCACTCACCGTGACCTCGGCGCCGACGAGCGCTACCGAGCGGCGGTGCTGCGATGA
- a CDS encoding FecCD family ABC transporter permease, with the protein MTGPATGSQQSTATAAVAPAPAAGVVRRPRRVRAAWLALAVVLLALLTVWSVAVGSREVTLEEILAGLGGSTETMGEAAVAKRIPRTLLAVLVGAALAVAGAVMQGVTRNPLADPGILGVNMGASLAVITGIAWFGLTAPSTYIWVGIVGAAASAVFVYAVGSLGRGGATPLKLALAGTATSAAFASVITAVVLPRNDIAGGVRSWQIGGVGGASYDTIRLVAPFLLVGLLVCVATSRGLNSLALGDDVAAGLGERVALTRGAAAFGAVLLCGAATAVAGPIGFVGLVVPHLCRLLVGVDHRWLLPFSAVVGAALLTAADVVGRIVARPSEVDVGIITALVGAPVFIHVVRRQKVRAL; encoded by the coding sequence GTGACAGGTCCAGCAACCGGCTCCCAGCAGAGCACCGCGACGGCCGCCGTCGCACCCGCACCCGCCGCGGGCGTCGTCCGACGTCCGCGGCGGGTGCGCGCCGCCTGGCTCGCCCTGGCCGTCGTGCTGCTCGCGCTGCTGACGGTCTGGTCGGTGGCCGTCGGCTCCCGCGAGGTCACCCTGGAGGAGATCCTCGCCGGGCTGGGCGGGTCCACCGAGACCATGGGCGAGGCGGCGGTCGCCAAGCGCATCCCCCGCACGCTGCTGGCCGTGCTGGTCGGCGCCGCGCTGGCAGTTGCCGGCGCGGTGATGCAGGGCGTCACCCGCAACCCCCTGGCCGACCCGGGCATCCTCGGCGTCAACATGGGCGCCTCGCTGGCGGTGATCACCGGCATCGCCTGGTTCGGGCTGACTGCGCCCTCGACCTACATCTGGGTCGGCATCGTCGGCGCGGCCGCCTCCGCGGTGTTCGTCTACGCCGTCGGGTCGCTGGGTCGCGGCGGGGCGACGCCGCTCAAGCTCGCGCTGGCCGGCACCGCCACCTCCGCCGCCTTCGCCTCGGTCATCACCGCGGTGGTGCTGCCCCGCAACGACATCGCCGGTGGCGTGCGGTCCTGGCAGATCGGCGGCGTCGGCGGCGCGTCGTACGACACGATCCGCCTGGTCGCGCCGTTCCTGCTCGTCGGCCTGCTGGTCTGCGTGGCGACCTCCCGCGGCCTCAACTCCCTCGCCCTGGGCGACGACGTCGCCGCCGGGCTGGGCGAGCGGGTCGCGCTGACCCGCGGCGCCGCCGCGTTCGGTGCGGTGCTGCTGTGCGGCGCCGCCACCGCCGTGGCCGGCCCGATCGGCTTCGTCGGGCTGGTCGTGCCGCACCTGTGCCGACTGCTCGTCGGGGTCGACCACCGCTGGCTGCTGCCGTTCTCCGCCGTGGTGGGCGCCGCGCTGCTGACCGCCGCCGACGTGGTCGGTCGCATCGTCGCGCGCCCCAGCGAGGTCGACGTCGGCATCATCACCGCGCTCGTCGGGGCGCCGGTCTTCATCCACGTCGTACGCCGCCAGAAGGTGCGTGCCCTGTGA
- a CDS encoding cytochrome c oxidase assembly protein, whose protein sequence is MSPRVRMASLAVAGGLVALVAFLLLGGGAPEAPPAGLPDPGALTGWGVPVLGYASIALGVAIVGALLVPVLTGAGPRSELGGRAFRAVASVRWLAAAWVLACLAELVLTYSDLFAVPLGSVRPGTVWDFALQSDQGQVLLFQAVAALVLAVASRWVLAVRESAFLLVLAILANLPGVLTGHSASSGSHDTAVIALALHVGPVTVWAGGLVALAWFLREPSEARARAARRFSGLAAWCLGLTLASGVVSALVNLGTPTELVTTAYGAGVLAKTVVLALLCWVALQARRALVERPPSASGVRDLAPVVGLELVLMSVAAGLGVALGRTSPPVGEPFRNGAESLLGGPLPDPPSVANLLLSFTPSGIGLAVVLLGTAGYLAGIVAVRRRGGRWSAGRTVSWFVGLLLVAYTTLGGLAVYSEVMFSAHMAAHMVLSMVAPIFLVVGAPITLALRALPGADMPGGHGPRQWLSSVLRSRPARFLSHPLVAAVIFVGSLYAVYMTGVFEALMQNHLGHAFMELHFLIAGYLYFEVLVGDAPLPHRPSYLARLGLMLLVTPFHAFFAIALMSADSVVAGDYYTMLDRGFATDLSQDQYVGGSLTWAMGEVPLLIVMVVLLFQWFRSDTRDADRHDRQSSRDSDAELEAYNRMLAGLADHDRSSQ, encoded by the coding sequence ATGAGCCCCCGGGTGCGGATGGCCTCGCTCGCCGTCGCGGGCGGCCTGGTCGCACTGGTCGCGTTCCTGCTCCTCGGCGGCGGCGCCCCCGAGGCACCGCCGGCCGGGCTGCCCGACCCCGGCGCGCTCACCGGCTGGGGCGTGCCGGTCCTCGGGTACGCCTCGATCGCCCTCGGCGTCGCGATCGTCGGCGCGCTGCTGGTGCCGGTGCTCACCGGCGCCGGGCCGCGCAGCGAGCTCGGCGGGCGCGCCTTCCGGGCGGTGGCCTCCGTGCGCTGGCTGGCCGCCGCCTGGGTGCTGGCCTGCCTCGCCGAGCTCGTGCTCACCTACTCCGACCTGTTCGCGGTGCCGCTGGGCTCCGTGCGGCCCGGCACGGTGTGGGACTTCGCCCTGCAGTCCGACCAGGGCCAGGTGCTGCTGTTCCAGGCCGTCGCTGCGCTCGTGCTCGCCGTGGCCAGTCGCTGGGTACTCGCGGTCCGCGAGTCGGCGTTCCTCCTGGTGCTGGCGATCCTCGCCAACCTCCCCGGCGTCCTGACCGGGCACTCCGCGTCCTCGGGCAGCCACGACACCGCCGTCATCGCGCTCGCGCTGCACGTGGGGCCGGTGACGGTGTGGGCCGGCGGCCTGGTCGCGCTCGCCTGGTTCCTGCGCGAGCCGTCCGAGGCCCGGGCGCGCGCCGCCCGCCGGTTCTCCGGCCTGGCCGCCTGGTGCCTCGGGCTCACCCTCGCCTCCGGCGTCGTGAGCGCCCTGGTCAACCTCGGCACCCCTACCGAGCTCGTCACCACGGCGTACGGCGCGGGCGTGCTGGCCAAGACCGTCGTCCTGGCGCTGCTGTGCTGGGTCGCGCTCCAGGCCCGGCGCGCCCTCGTCGAGCGCCCGCCGTCGGCGAGCGGGGTCCGCGACCTCGCCCCGGTCGTCGGCCTCGAGCTCGTGCTCATGTCGGTGGCCGCCGGTCTGGGCGTGGCGCTGGGGCGCACCTCCCCGCCGGTCGGCGAGCCGTTCCGCAACGGCGCCGAGAGCCTGCTCGGCGGCCCGCTCCCGGACCCGCCGAGCGTCGCCAACCTGCTGCTCTCCTTCACCCCGTCCGGCATCGGCCTCGCCGTCGTGCTGCTCGGCACCGCGGGCTACCTCGCCGGCATCGTGGCCGTGCGCCGTCGCGGCGGCCGTTGGTCGGCGGGCCGCACGGTGTCGTGGTTCGTGGGCCTGCTGCTCGTCGCCTACACCACGCTCGGCGGCCTCGCCGTCTACTCCGAGGTCATGTTCAGCGCCCACATGGCCGCGCACATGGTGCTCTCGATGGTCGCCCCGATCTTCCTGGTCGTCGGCGCCCCGATCACCCTCGCGCTGCGCGCGCTGCCCGGCGCCGACATGCCCGGCGGCCACGGCCCGCGCCAGTGGCTGTCCTCGGTGCTCCGCTCGCGCCCGGCACGCTTCCTCAGCCACCCGCTGGTCGCGGCCGTGATCTTCGTCGGCAGCCTCTACGCCGTCTACATGACCGGCGTCTTCGAGGCGCTGATGCAGAACCACCTCGGCCACGCGTTCATGGAGCTGCACTTCCTGATCGCTGGCTACCTCTACTTCGAGGTGCTGGTCGGCGACGCCCCGCTGCCGCACCGGCCCTCCTACCTGGCCCGCCTCGGGCTGATGCTGCTGGTCACGCCGTTCCACGCGTTCTTCGCGATCGCGCTGATGAGCGCCGACTCGGTCGTCGCCGGCGACTACTACACGATGCTGGACCGCGGCTTCGCCACCGACCTCTCCCAGGACCAGTACGTCGGGGGGTCGCTGACCTGGGCGATGGGCGAGGTCCCGCTGCTCATCGTGATGGTGGTGCTGCTGTTCCAGTGGTTCCGCAGCGACACCCGCGACGCGGACCGCCACGACCGGCAGTCCTCGCGCGACTCCGACGCCGAGCTGGAGGCCTACAACCGGATGCTGGCCGGGCTGGCCGACCACGACCGCAGCTCGCAGTAG
- a CDS encoding siderophore-interacting protein, translating to MYGAVVSTERVTPSIVRVVLGGEGLADFAMPAATDAYVNLAIAPPGAPYDAVFDPRQVREEQPREWWPARRRYTVRAWDPASRLLTIDFVVHGDEGVAGPWAARAVPGDVLVFEGPGSGYTPDPDADWYLFVGDESALPAIAASLEAVPADRPVVVRLVCDDAGHEIPLSTPGRLDLRWLHRRGAADPARLLLDALEALELPAGRPDAFVHGEADEIRGLRRHLLLERGLERSAMSCSPYWRRTMTDEAWRQVKADFVAAMDADLA from the coding sequence ATGTACGGCGCAGTCGTGTCCACCGAGCGGGTCACGCCCTCGATCGTGCGGGTGGTGCTCGGAGGGGAGGGCCTCGCCGACTTCGCGATGCCCGCCGCCACCGACGCCTACGTCAACCTCGCGATCGCCCCGCCCGGCGCGCCGTACGACGCGGTCTTCGACCCCCGGCAGGTGCGCGAGGAGCAGCCGCGCGAGTGGTGGCCCGCGCGCCGGCGCTACACCGTGCGCGCCTGGGACCCGGCGAGCCGGCTGCTCACGATCGACTTCGTGGTGCACGGCGACGAGGGCGTCGCCGGCCCCTGGGCGGCCCGCGCCGTGCCCGGCGACGTGCTGGTCTTCGAGGGCCCCGGCAGCGGCTACACCCCCGACCCGGACGCCGACTGGTACCTCTTCGTGGGCGACGAGTCCGCGCTGCCCGCGATCGCGGCGTCCCTGGAGGCGGTCCCGGCCGACCGCCCGGTCGTGGTGCGCCTGGTCTGCGACGACGCCGGGCACGAGATCCCGCTGAGCACCCCGGGGCGCCTGGACCTGCGCTGGCTGCACCGCCGCGGCGCCGCGGACCCCGCGCGCCTGCTGCTCGACGCCCTCGAGGCGCTGGAGCTCCCCGCCGGCCGCCCGGACGCCTTCGTCCACGGCGAGGCCGACGAGATCCGCGGCCTGCGCCGCCACCTGCTCCTCGAGCGTGGCCTGGAGCGCTCGGCGATGTCGTGCTCGCCGTACTGGCGGCGCACGATGACCGACGAGGCCTGGCGCCAGGTGAAGGCCGACTTCGTCGCCGCCATGGACGCCGATCTCGCTTGA